The Etheostoma spectabile isolate EspeVRDwgs_2016 unplaced genomic scaffold, UIUC_Espe_1.0 scaffold00018250, whole genome shotgun sequence genomic interval ATTGCTCTATTTAAACCTAAGTAaatacttatttattatttaaaatatataattgtatGCTTGCCTGTAGACAAATTGCCCACTTTTTCATGCTCAGATTACCTGTTATGCACTGACTGAAGatattttctttaacatttaatattctCTTTAATTTAACACTGTCTCCATATTCATGATAAATAGTATCTAGCTTACATAGTTCTTTATGGAAAATTTTATTAGAAAATTATGGACgtgtaaaataaacacaaaacgaCTTGTTGAATTGTAAAAACGTGTTAATATTTACACCAACTGCCTGTGAAATAAATATCTGTGTCTTACCTATACAAACTATATCCATGAAGCCGTACATGCCGTAACATATCTGGAAGAGAAGGTCCTGCCGCTGCCATTTGGCTGAAGGGCTGAGAGAGGACCACACCAACCAGGAGATACTTGCGATCAGGAACATAGAGCCCAGGATAATGGCTGCAATCTGCACCTTCTCAATCACAGTCAGAGAGATGGCCTGCCACTAGAAAAGACAGAGTAAGATgcaaaaatgaactgaaaccCTGAACTGTAGATgtaaatttgaaaataattcTATTAAGAGACTGTACTAGGCTTCGCCTCAGTGCTATGTTATATGTGAGTCACTGCAGGGCGGCTAAAAGACACACATCATCACAGATACACAGTCAGCACATCACTGAACCTCTTCTGCTCAGGCTTCAATCTATATTTAAGTTCCTGATAGAATTAAGCCATTTCACTACTACCATATCACACCAATTCTCCAAAAATATTATAGTTATAGTGTTCATTCTGAGATGCCAGTGTCTAAAGCAAGACAAGCAATGGAAAGAACAAGCTCCCATCTGAAACTATCTCTGTTCCAGAATTCAGAAGCTGGAAACATTTGGTGATACTGTCTTTTTGTCAATTGTCTGTTTGCCACAAATTTTGGTAAAATCATGTTCCAACTACTTCCAATGTGCAGTGTCTCATTAATTGGTTCTTGGCATCTTCCTACAAGTCCCcatcactttcttcttttccatttATCTGTAAAAAAACCCAGTATAAATAGTCTTGTGTAAATGTTGATACTCGCTTTTATCTGCCAACAGCAATGTGCTTCCTGTTAGAAATCACAGCATGTTAACTGAACACAATCGATCCAAAAATGCCTCTGTGGTGTTGGTAATGTAAACATGGTCTCTAATGTATGCCATTACATtcattgtaataataataatataataaataattcacTCAAATCTGGCAATGTAAAGTTTGCACATGGCTTTCTGCCATACGCTGTAGGCTGGCAGTCTACTGTCAAAGATTTTATTCATGTAGCTCCTTTAAATGTTTATACCCCTGTAACAATGTGTAGACATTAAAGGTGACAACAGAGACTAAGAAAGTAAGTACAGCTTTTTGAGAGAGTGACTGTACCTGCAGTGGGTTTTTGGTGCTGATGGCCAGAACCTGGTACTTAAAGTAGCAGATCTCACAGCTCCAGGAGCCTCTCTCACTGATCCAGCGGATAAGGCAGGACTGGTGAGTGCAGCGCACAGAGCCAGCACAACGACAAGGGCTCAACAACTCCCCCTGCAGGACACAAGAAGCATCTGCATGAGACACAGCATTCAGCAGAGGCCGCTGAATATTAAAGCTGTTATTGAATTTGCTTGTTACAAGATTTGATTTGATGGAGATGgcagtaataataaaaataaagatttcttaTCACGAATAGAACAACTTGCTTCCCCAGCCCTGACAATGTTAATGTCACATTGTATCTATTAAAGGTACAGTGTTATTTGAGGTTATTGTAAATTGTTCCTGTCATGAAGCTGGCAAAGGGATTAACAGAGATAGATAAAAATAGCTTGAAGCAAGTGCCAACAAATATAATCAATATGAAACTGTGTGTAACTTGTATTTtgcttgtcttttctttcttaccCAACACGTTTTTGGTATTGTTGAATATGACATTAGTCTATCTGTCTAATTTATTGTAATAAGTGCAACCCTGTCTCCAATGCTGTTTCATAGTATTTGTTAATGAGAGAAAGGATTTCAAAGTCACATTAACTATTAAGTAATAAGGGCAACAATATCACATCACCTTCAACATATGCACTTTTCTTGTACCCTCTAATTCTGTCACTTTAAGAGTATTGGCATTAAAGCTTTGATAATTGTACTGCCATGAATCCTTTTCAGGATAACATCCCTGTGCCTTTCAcgtatttgtatttttgatcAGGTTTCTGTTAAGTTCCAACAACTCCCTAGGGTTGCTGGGCGTTAACGATTGTAGTCAAAACTGGGTCAGgttcactgttaaaaaaagtctgtaGAAATACGGCTAAAATACTGTGTTAATATGAAGGAATTTTCTGTTATGACTTTTCACAGGATGTTTcccgtatttttttttttattattattaacagaaatgtctGTCAAAATGTACAGAGAACACACTGCAGATCTACCGAATTTCCTGTTTTTGAATTAACAGAAATGTCTGTAAACTTAATGGAAAAGCTACTGGTAATTTTCTGCCAGGACATTATCCGTGTTTCTGCGGATTTTATTCTTACAGTGTGAAGTGGGATGAAGTTAACTCATCTCATTTCTACTATCCACATGTCCAGGAATGTTTTTCCTTCCtgagctttctttctttctggtTCATTGTCTCTGAGTCTAACATCCCTGTTACGTTCACTTTCATTGCCAACTGACTGCTTTTTTAATGGTTGTTTTGAGTTCATTGGAACAAACCAGAGCTGCACTTTTTAACCACCCTTTTCTGAGACTGTGTAATGTTGGTTTGCTTATAGGGCATATTTGCTAAATTATGGAATATTATATCTCTACAATTACTCTAAAAGCAACTCTCTCATACAATTGTATTCTGCTTGGTGCATAAAATGGAACATATGAACAAAATAACTAGTGGGtctttccattttttattttatatggcCGGATTGTGCAATATCTCGGTGGAGGACATCATGCAAtatgctttgtgtgtatgttctgGTGTATATGGATCTGTGTATATGTTACTGAATGTTACCTGAAGATTGATTGTACGTGTATACAGctatatttgtgtgtgagctGCTACGCCATTTGCATTCTCTCaaatgcccaagacaaatttcccctAAGGGAGACAATAAAGGCTAATCTTATCTTATTTCTATGTCATTCACATGTATGCATCAGTCTGTGTCAAAACGACTGTGTTCAGGTAACATCCCAGTGTGTCGATTTGTCTCCTTCAGTAGTGTACAAAGCCATAGGATCCGTTATTTCCAACTGCCCAACGTCTCTATAACATACATAACTATACTTCTCAGTCCAGATAAACATTTGAGATGATAATTTTGGAGCAGTGATCAGCTCCTAACTTTACAGAAATCATGGGACAGAAAGAAAGGCTTTCGGCAGTTGATCCCCCATttaattatgaataattaagaCATAAAAGCAAGTATGGAAATGTTTTAAGCATCATGAACTCtgaatatttatgtatgtgctGACTTGAAAGGAAAATTTCAGTGGTTGACTTAGGATATCATCTAACCAGATATTTGGAACATGAATCCCAATGTAGTGATGTGAGAGTGTAGGGTCTACTGGTTTTGATACATTTTACTGTCAGCTCCTTAACGCCTTCATCTGGATTCAGTTTGCTGCTCACGTGTCACTTTTCTGTCGCCTCATAAGAAATTACAGGACATCTGGTGCAGCTTTTTGTTGTCAGTATGAGACTCCCTAAGGCCCTCGGACTGACAACAATTGCGCACATCTCACTTTATTTTCTGTCTGACTCCAGGTGATGTGCTAGGTCTTTAATTAGTTGGATATCTGTAGGGGAAACGGAAACTTTTTGAGACCTCAACCAAAGTCTGTCTCTTCAAGGTTGGTTccatacattacattttaaaggcTCAGATAAGAATGacaaatgcttttaaaaaaacattttttgcctttttatgcATCCACCCCCTCTGCTCTCCTTAATGTGAGTGGAAGACACTTGAGCTGTGTTATACGTACCTGTATTATATCGGCCTCCCTCGCTCAAATCCCCCTGAATTATGATGAGTatgcatttatttaatgttgAGGAAACATTCTCTGAAACTTTAATGTTAATTGCTTTTCTAAAATATGCTAATGCTGCACGAGCCTAATGTAatgttatatacagtaaatatgatgTGAACCTTTGCACATTCCCTGATCAATGTTTTTGCACACCCTGCACAAACGTATAGCCctccatctttttctttctaatattgcacacacatgtatatagtatatttttacatacttttttgttgtaacacagtatatacagttgtggtcaaaagtgtacatacacttgtagaaaatcacaatgttatggctgtcttgagtcttcaataagttctacaactcttatttttctgtgatagagtgatcggaacacatacatgtttgtcacaaaaaacagtcataaagtttggttctttcataaatttattatgggtcagctgaaaatgtcaccaaatctgctgggtcaaaaatatacatacagcacaaaatatgtcaattttGGTGATGTAGCGAGTTGTGTCAATCAAATTAGCTTCATGTCATGGCCTCTTCACTTCTTCTAAGTGATTCTGATTGACTACAGCTGTTGACTTCTCATGAGCCCATTTAAATAGGGCTCATTTGACCCAGTGATTAGACTCAGCTACAAAGCTACAATGGGAAAGTCAAAGGAACTCAGTGTGGATCTGAAAAAGCGAATTATTGACTTGAACAAGTCAGGGAAGTCACTTGGAGCCATTTCAAAGCAGCTACAGGTCCCAAGAGCAACTGTGCAGACACTTATACGCAAGTATAAAGTGCATGGAACAGTTGTGTCACTGCCACGATCAGGAAGAAAACGCAAGCTATCACATGCTGCCGAGAGGAGATTGGTCAGGATGGTCAAGAGTCAACCAAGAATCACCAAGAAGCAGGTCTGCAAGGATTTGGAAGCTGATGGAACACAGGTGTCAGTCTCCACAGTCAAGCGTGTTTTACATCGCCATGGACTGAGAGGCTGCCGTGCAAGAAAGAAGCCCTTGCTCCAGAAAAGGCACCTTAAGACTCGGCTGAAGTTTGCTGCTGATCACATGGACAAAGATAAAACCTTCTGGAGGAAAGTTCTCTGGTCAGACGAAACAAAAATTGAGCTGTTTGGCCACAGCACCCAGCAATATGTTTGGAGGAGAAAAGGTGAGGCCTTTAATCCCAGGAACACCATGCCTACtgtcaagcatggtggtggtagtaTTATGCTCTGGGGATGTTTTGCTGCCAGTGGAACTGGTTCTTTGCAGAAAGTAAATGGGATAATGAAGAAGGAGGATTACCTCCAAATTCTGCAGGAAAACTTAAAACCATCAGCCCGAAGGTTGGGTCTTGGGCGCAGTTGGGtgttccaacaagacaatgacccaaaacacacatcaaaagtGGTAAAGGAATGGCTAAACCAGGCTAGAATTAAGGTTTTAGAATGGCCTTCCCAAAGTCCTGACTTAAACCCCATTGAGAACATGTGGACAGTGCTAAAGAAACAGGTTCATGCAAGAAAACCATCACATTTAGCTGAACTGCACCAATTCTGTCAAGAAGAGTGGTCAAACATTCGACCTGAAGCTTGCCAGGACCTTGTGGATGGCTACCAAAAGCGCCTAGTTGCCGTGAAAATGGCCAAGGGACATGTAACCAAATACTaatgttgctgtatgtatatttttgacccagcagatttggtgacattttcagcagacccataataaatttatgaaagaaccaaactttatgactgttttttgtgacaaacatgtatgtgttccgatcactctatcacagaaaaataagagttgtagaacttattgaagactcaagacagccataacattgtgattttctacaagtgtatgtacacttttgaccacaactgtatATTAAatgtagaatatatatatatatatatatatattctacatTTAAGTTCTTGACTGTAGTAGTACTTtactttattgtttattatctttttaaataatttattgtgTGCAGCAAATACACCAAGGCTAATTCCTCGAACTGAACTGTTTGCACAAGTAAATAGCTTAAAAGGGCACTCCTGAAAAAATGTAGTTTACTTCTTATGAGGACCACTACTCTGCTAATCATATAATATCTTTTGTAGCTCTGTAGAATCTTAATCACATTAGGGGGAaaaaccctgatgatgtcatagtgaTGTCATCTGGGTTATCTCAGATCTACTGCACATTTATACAGTGAACCTGCGCTACAAACTGACATGGACAAAGACGCTGACATTTAGGGAGAGTTATAAAAATGTGATAATGAGTTGcgttatgggaaatgtaggatccttTTTTAAGCTTGACTCACCTTTAAAATTAAGATATCTCAACCTCTGCTgcttacatttttatgaaatatatattttttttaatctgtcttcAGAGTagaactatccctttaatgCTGAAAAACTGGTTCTGGACTCTGAAAGGGTGCACCAAACCGTGAATTGTGCAATGTACAAATATTTTGCAAAACATTCTTAAATAGGTCAACTTTGAACGTCTTTTAATGTCTTGTGCTTTTCTGAGAGCTGCCTATACTGGGTTTGTTTTCCTGAAAAAtactttaattaattttcaTGACAGCAGGCATTTCTATAAATTCTTGAGCTTAAACAGCAGTGGAGTTGGAAACATGTCCTCGTGACCAGAACAGACTTCCTCAGAGGAGCACCACGTGCTTTGAGGCCCCATGAACCAGCAGTACTTGGTGCTGGAGTGCAGGTTCCTACAGGCTCATGGAGTTTCCTGCAGGCAATGCTCTGGTCCTCTTGCAACCCACAGTAATATCTTTAATATTTAACTATACCTTCTCAGGCCCCTGGAAGCAGATCCGGCACTGCGGTGATCGCATCCCGCTTTCTGACAGACTCGGGATGGAAGCGGCGTCCAGGCCTCCTCCCTCGgttttctcttcttctgtgtCCTCCAATGCCAGGCTGCGTGGCCGGGAGTCAGAGCCATAATATTCCTCCTCATCGTCCCGGTGAGCGCAGTTCAACGGCGGCCAACCACAGCCTCCTATAGCGAGTCCTCGCATCCTGGTCTGCGTGTCCGGGTCTCTGCCCGTGTCAGTCCTCCTGCTTGATCCAGAGCGCATCAGTAACAACACTCTGAGTTCATTGAAAAACAAACGGATCCGATACTTAAACATTCTTCGGCAGCTTTACTACACAGGCACAACTGCTTTGTGAGAGAAAACAGCCTTCAGCTTGACTGTGGCAGGTCCATTAATCATTATTATGaatgctattattattattattattattattattattattattattattattatt includes:
- the LOC116679856 gene encoding E3 ubiquitin-protein ligase MARCH9-like yields the protein MFKYRIRLFFNELRVLLLMRSGSSRRTDTGRDPDTQTRMRGLAIGGCGWPPLNCAHRDDEEEYYGSDSRPRSLALEDTEEEKTEGGGLDAASIPSLSESGMRSPQCRICFQGPEKGELLSPCRCAGSVRCTHQSCLIRWISERGSWSCEICYFKYQVLAISTKNPLQWQAISLTVIEKVQIAAIILGSMFLIASISWLVWSSLSPSAKWQRQDLLFQICYGMYGFMDIVCIGLIIHEGSSVYRIFKRWQAVNQQWKVLNYEKAKDLGDPISSSIKGHVERNSDSGRTASQPVRTILNHHCGYTILHILSQLRPNSLRRANHEVVMRVTTV